One window of Parambassis ranga chromosome 3, fParRan2.1, whole genome shotgun sequence genomic DNA carries:
- the LOC114433844 gene encoding DNA-binding protein RFX7-like has protein sequence MADEDPQQQQQQQADRGAWSLPGLLPGLQGAEASALQQRIKNSICKSVQSKVETILQDVEKFSDIEKLYLYLKLPSGPSSNADKSDQNALSSSRTQQMHAFSWIRNHLEEYPETSLPKQEVYDEYKSFCDNLSYHPLSAADFGKMMKNVFPNMKARRLGMRGKSKYCYSGLRKRPFVHMPSLPTLDLHKSVDGNQGDLLDSPGQLGGIKEEMQFAACDLVCEWAQKVLKRQFDAVEDLARFLIDSHYISNKSLAALTIMTGTATEVKTPQTVSAFTPAAEAHSFQTHMATLSSPSVDAKQQLQRKIQRKQQEQKLHSPSPGEGQTKRADDGVPCVSPTSPSPQPTIGFVVAAVPSPIPVQRSRQLMSPSPVGTVESKVLPINFQMVTQPVQAVKQSSKPIHNILSGAVGERTARQRYAQILPKPSATTAITLCSPSTMIIGSSPIKTVVTTCHVSPVSLVKMAAISLAPSSSETTTSLSNTTLRPASAGISSAAAEDISSNHGTRSASAVPILGPVATAGQAATTPSIDVEMEVEAIHKNSQMQSASTQVFTQEGMPNRAGVAVQRAASVPIPQTKGLLGPGETPSTKCNGKPPSSTNTVATVESSNNGANNTSTLHYTQNTSTASLLNTSRAPSFAESGQARENFLSKSVRKRSGLSPDLSPVKRVFMPQQPVEGAAVHGYGFRNPVGNINRPGAPARPESAPATREVEMKMNSVLSNQVHAHGTSSFRASGFYSVAKTQNSMPRKNTSTVMETGSLVSDALLQQQLGHTMNNMQAIPNNPGFQKHSGVGLNTGSMGGAQQQVYAQSNPAAETLEFLNQVPSSTQLQTDMNHFPFDDDVTQDSIVEELMKLNNMQEFGECVTLQGQQVVMPNNTASTNQTMTAFYHSSSSNPIQTPTPTPTPTSEMIGGAQSLTGESPCSHITSTTPVDSALGSSRHTPVGTPLSNCSSTVPPSPVECRNPFAFTPINSSITGFHDGSTVSSSPVKPMQRPMATHPDKARLEWMNHSYNNSSGNMNKSNSGMGILPGYQGLIDDHFQKPHAFAIPHARHHDSHFGRLTPISPVQQQVASMTNKQEGFAVPAPLDNKSSNTSTATFRCRSVSPAVHQRNLSGNTANGTVPNIPRSVMSPFNSPVTPEVLNIFANSQTNLGVSTMAQRSRSVPLNIMMQTEVLPAPGQQCSGKNITSILLNKLDGDCDDTVRGMGINNLPSTYTARMNLTQILESNLSLPCTDSHLSLMASDSTSTCKLQGPNYLMGNTINEQMVLSADDSQVQSGSGEQHPQSLMLALSSQQQQEELHQQLDFSSTQDLLTHSSLSAGSQLMEQVSDLTTGGVHFPCEMTSELSTSISDLNTLDANLLFDPNQQQGQYQSAAAEELVNDPLFQQITSETTHSSGLDWLESKDHPTVGLMG, from the exons ATGGCTGATGAGGacccccagcagcagcagcagcagcaggcggaCCGCGGGGCGTGGAGTCTGCCCGGCCTGCTCCCCGGGCTGCAGGGCGCTGAGGCCAGTGCTCTGCAGCAGAGGATCAAGAACTCCATCTG CAAATCTGTCCAATCCAAAGTAGAAACCATTCTG CAAGATGTGGAGAAGTTCTCTGACATTGAAAAACTCTACCTCTACCTTAAGTTGCCTTCTGGTCCCAGCAGTAACGCTGATAAAAG TGACCAGAACGCCCTGTCATCGAGCCGCACGCAGCAGATGCATGCATTCAGCTGGATCCGAAACCACTTAGAGGAATACCCAGAGACGTCTCTTCCAAAGCAGGAAGTCTATGATGAATACAA GAGCTTCTGTGACAATCTGAGTTACCATCCGCTGAGTGCTGCAGACTTTGGAAAGATGATGAAAAATGTCTTCCCCAACATGAAGGCGCGTCGGCTTGGCATGAGAGGAAAATCAAA ATATTGCTACAGTGGACTAAGGAAGAGACCTTTTGTTCACATGCCATCTTTACCCACTCTGGATCTCCATAAATCTGTTGATGGA AACCAGGGTGATCTACTGGATTCACCGGGCCAGCTGGGTGGCATCAAAGAGGAGATGCAGTTTGCAGCCTGCGACCTGGTGTGTGAGTGGGCTCAGAAGGTGCTGAAACGGCAGTTTGATGCCGTGGAAGACTTGGCTCGCTTCCTTATCGACAGCCATTACATCAGCAACAAGTCACTGGCAGCTCTTACCATAATGACTGGAACAGCGACAG AGGTCAAGACTCCACAAACTGTCTCAGCCTTCACCCCTGCTGCTGAGGCTCACTCCTTCCAGACTCACATGGCAACCCTGTCGTCACCGTCTGTCGATGCaaagcagcagctccagaggAAAATCCAGCGGAAGCAACAGGAGCAGAAGCTGCACTCGCCTTCACCcggagagggacagacaaagaGGGCTGATGATGGTGTGCCTTGTGTTAGCCCCACCTCTCCATCACCTCAACCAACCATAGGCTTTGTGGTCGCTGCAGTCCCAAGTCCCATCCCT GTACAGAGGAGCAGACAGTTGATGTCCCCGAGTCCAGTGGGAACTGTGGAGAGCAAAGTGCTGCCTATTAACTTCCAAATGGTGACTCAGCCGGTCCAGGCAGTAAAACAGAGCTCCAAACCCATCCACAATATTCTGTCCGGTGCAGTGGGAGAACGCACAGCTCGGCAGCGCTACGCTCAGATCCTGCCCAAACCATCAGCCACCACTGCCATCACTCTGTGCTCACCCTCCACCATGATCATCGGCAGCAGTCCCATTAAGACGGTGGTGACAACATGTCATGTCAGTCCAGTCAGTTTGGTCAAGATGGCAGCCATATCACTTGCACCTAGCAGCAGTGAAACCACCACATCCCTTTCGAACACCACACTGCGACCAGCATCTGCAGGCATCAGTTCTGCAGCTGCAGAAGACATAAGCTCAAATCACGGCACAAGGAGTGCCTCTGCAGTCCCCATTCTTGGACCGGTGGCCACGGCTGGGCAGGCTGCTACTACTCCGAGCATTGATGTTGAAATGGAAGTGGAAGCTATACACAAAAACAGCCAAATGCAAAGTGCAAGTACTCAAGTTTTCACTCAAGAAGGGATGCCCAATAGAGCTGGAGTGGCTGTACAGAGGGCTGCCAGTGTGCCCATACCTCAAACCAAAGGCCTCCTGGGTCCAGGGGAAACACCCAGCACTAAATGCAATGGAAAGCCCCCCTCAAGCACTAACACTGTGGCCACAGTTGAAAGCAGCAATAATGGCGCTAATAATACCAGCACTTTGCACTACACTCAGAACACCAGCACTGCTTCTTTACTCAACACCAGCAGAGCGCCTTCGTTTGCGGAAAGCGGCCAAGCAAGGGAAAATTTCCTGTCCAAGAGTGTCAGGAAACGCTCAGGCCTCAGTCCAGACCTTTCTCCAGTTAAAAGAGTGTTTATGCCCCAGCAGCCAGTAGAGGGTGCTGCTGTTCATGGATATGGCTTTAGAAACCCAGTTGGTAACATCAACAGGCCAGGAGCTCCAGCTAGACCTGAGAGTGCACCAGCCACCAGGGAGGTGGAGATGAAAATGAACTCTGTGTTGTCCAACCAAGTTCATGCACATGGCACTTCCTCTTTCAGAGCCAGTGGCTTTTACTCTGTTGCCAAAACACAAAACTCAATGCCGAGGAAAAACACTTCCACTGTTATGGAAACTGGCTCATTGGTCAGTGATGCACTATTGCAGCAACAGCTGGGGCACACAATGAATAACATGCAAGCTATACCTAATAACCCCGGTTTTCAGAAACATTCAGGTGTCGGTTTAAACACAGGAAGCATGGGAGGGGCTCAACAACAAGTCTATGCTCAGTCAAACCCTGCTGCTGAAACATTAGAGTTTTTGAACCAGGTTCCATCATCCACTCAGCTGCAGACGGACATGAACCACTTCCCctttgatgatgatgtgacTCAGGACAGCATTGTTGAGGAGCTGATGAAACTTAACAACATGCAGGAGTTTGGAGAATGTGTGACACTGCAAGGTCAACAGGTGGTTATGCCTAACAACACAGCATCCACCAATCAGACTATGACCGCTTTctatcacagcagcagcagcaacccaaTCCAAACTCCCACACCGACACCCACGCCCACTTCAGAAATGATAGGAGGAGCCCAAAGCCTGACTGGAGAGAGTCCCTGCTCCCACATCACCTCCACAACCCCGGTAGACAGCGCTCTAGGAAGCAGCCGTCACACCCCTGTTGGTACTCCACTCTccaactgcagcagcactgttccTCCCAGTCCAGTGGAGTGCAGGAACCCGTTTGCTTTTACACCTATCAATTCCAGCATCACAGGTTTCCATGACGGCAGCACCGTCTCCAGCAGTCCCGTCAAGCCCATGCAGAGGCCAATGGCCACCCATCCAGACAAGGCCAGGCTGGAATGGATGAACCACAGTTACAACAATAGCAGTGGGAACATGAACAAGTCAAACAGTGGAATGGGAATCCTTCCTGGCTACCAAGGCTTGATAGACGACCATTTTCAAAAACCTCACGCCTTTGCTATTCCACATGCAAGGCACCATGACAGCCATTTTGGCCGCTTGACTCCCATCTCacctgtgcagcagcaggtagcTAGTATGACTAACAAGCAGGAGGGATTTGCCGTGCCAGCTCCTCTGGATAACAAAAGTTCCAACACCTCCACTGCTACTTTCAGATGTCGCAGTGTGAGCCCTGCAGTTCATCAGAGGAACCTGAGTGGAAACACAGCAAACGGCACTGTTCCCAACATCCCTCGATCTGTCATGTCTCCCTTTAATTCTCCTGTGACGCCTGAGGTGTTGAACATCTTTGCGAACAGCCAGACAAATCTCGGTGTGAGCACTATGGCTCAGAGGAGCCGCTCCGTGCCACTCAACATCATGATGCAAACAGAAGTCCTGCCAGCGCCGGGCCAGCAGTGCAGCGGCAAAAATATCACCAGCATCCTCCTGAACAAGCTGGATGGGGACTGCGATGACACTGTGCGGGGCATGGGCATTAATAATTTACCCTCCACCTACACTGCACGCATGAACCTTACCCAGATCCTTGAGTCCAATCTCAGCCTCCCTTGCACCGACAGCCACCTTAGCCTGATGGCCTCTGACTCCACCAGCACTTGCAAGCTGCAGGGGCCAAATTACCTCATGGGAAACACTATTAATGAACAAATGGTCCTTTCAGCAGATGACAGCCAGGTACAATCAGGCTCTGGAGAGCAGCACCCCCAGTCTTTGATGTTAGCTTTGAGctcccagcagcagcaagaaGAGCTACATCAGCAGTTAGACTTCAGCAGCACTCAAGACCTCCTAACACACAGCAGCCTTTCTGCTGGCAGTCAGCTCATGGAACAGGTGTCGGACCTCACTACAGGTGGGGTTCATTTCCCTTGTGAAATGACATCAGAGCTCTCCACTAGCATCAGTGACCTTAACACATTGGACGCAAACCTGCTGTTTGACCCTAACCAGCAGCAGGGGCAGTatcaaagtgctgctgctgaggagctgGTGAATGATCCATTATTTCAGCAAATCACCAGCGAGACGACACATTCGAGCGGACTTGACTGGTTAGAAAGCAAAGATCACCCGACTGTTGGGCTGATGGGCTGA